From the Paenibacillus sp. MMS20-IR301 genome, the window GCGTGATGAGCGCAAGCCCGATAAAAGTATTCGCCACATAGCTGATAGGCGCAGCCAGGAAGCCAGGAAGCGGAATGTCCAGCCCCCGCATGATTAGCGCCAGCGGTATTGCATAAATGACCGGCTGTCCGGCTATCGTGCGCAGCATCGTCCGCAGACTGCTCCGGTGGGCGTTCACACTGTAAATCCCGTAAGTATTAGGCAGGAAGGACTGCAGTGTCAGAATGACCACCTGTACGGCTAATGTCAGCGGATTTCCGGAAAAGGCCAGCTGATTGATCGGCAGCCCGTAGTTCGCACTGTTGGCAAACAGCACACTGTTGCGCAGCGCAGCCGGCATTCCGCCCTTCAACCCCCGTACGCGGATTACAACCTCCAGCACGGCATATTGCAGCAGCATATAAATGCAGAAGAACAGGATAATCTGCCCGAACAGCGCAAATGAGATTTCCGTTCCATACAGCAGCTGGAAGACCACCGCCGGAGTCAGCATGTAGAAATTAAGCTTGGATAAGGTTTTGATATCGAGCTTGAAGGCCCGGTACAGCACCGCCCCCAGCAGAATTACGATGAACAGCGGAATGACGTTATTGAGCAATATGGTCGTGAAAATAAGCATGACTATGTCAGCCTCCCCGGCAGTCTTGATATGCAGCGTAAGCTGGCTCTTATTCCTCTTGCTTCGTCCAGGTCTGCACATATTGCAGAAACCGCCGTGTGGCCGGCGAAGCGTACTTCATGGAGCTGACAGCAATACCGAGTGAACGGAAGCTGCGCTCCTCCAGCTCAAGCATGGCTACATTATGATGCTGGAACCGGGTTACGAGCTCAGGAAGAATGCTGATCCCGAGGCCCTTTTCCACCATCGCAATAATTGCATAATCATCTCCGGCGGAGAGTTTGATATTCGGTTTGATCCCCGCCTTCTCCAGCACCCGCCTGACATCGTAGTCCGAGCCGGCCTTCGGCATAATGAAATCCTCATAGGCAATCTGGGCAAGCGGCATATACGGCGCCTGGCTCAGCGGATGATCCTTGGCGAGCACCGCCAGCATCCGGTCCTGCTTCAGCGGAATCACCTCGAATTTCTCGCGGGTCGGCAATGACAGGAAGCCGCAATCCGCCACGCCTGCCTCAATCCACTGCTCAATCTCGAGATAACCGCCTTCCATCAGCTTGAATTCGATATAAGGGTATTCCTTGCGGAACTGCTTGATCATGCCGGGCAGCCAGTGTACAGAGACGCTGGTGAAGGTGCCGATGGTAACCGTCCCTGTCTCCAGGCCATGGATGTCCGCCACCTGCTGCTTCAGCTGCTCATTCCATTTGAGGATTTCACGGATCGGCTGAAGCACCTGCTCCCCGTTAACCGTCAGCTTGACACCTGAACGGCTCCGCACCAGCAGCGGGAAGCCGAATTCACTCTCCAGGCTGCTGATCGTGTGGCTGATGCCGGATTGCGTGAAGCCCAGCACGTCGGCTGCTTTGGTTAGACTGCCCAGCTCCACTACTTTCAGAAACACTTCATATTTGACGATACTCATCGCCCAGCCTCCACAATTTACATGAATTTCTCTCATGTTTCATATGATAAACATTCAGTTACCTTATGTATTAGTGCGTATTATACTATACTCACTAGAAATATAGAAGGATGCTGATTCAATGAAGCCGCTGAAGGCAGAGCTGTTGCTCATAGTCGTTACAATGTTCTGGGGTTCCTCTTATCTGTTCATGAAGATGGGACTGGGTACACTCGGGGAGTTCAATCTGATTGCGCTGCGTTTCGGGCTGGCGTTCATCCTGGCTGCTCTGCTGTTCCGCAAGCGGCTCCGCAGTATCGATATGCGGACGGTGAAATACGGTGCCTTGCTTGGCTTTCTTCTGCTCGGGGTGTTCACCTGCATCACCTTTGGCCTAAAGACGACTACGACTTCAAATGCCGGGTTTCTTGTCGCTCTGACCGTTGTGTTTGTACCGCTGCTTGAAGTGCTGATCTTCCGCAAAAAAGTCGCACCGCCGCAAATTTTCGGCACCATCCTTGCCATTTCCGGGATCGGGCTCCTGACGCTGAACGGCTCGCTGAAGGTTCAGCCGGGCGACCTGCTCTGCATTCTGTCAGCTGTATTTTATGCCGTACAAATCTTGGTTACCGGCAAGGCTGTCAAAACCAGCGACTCCCTGAATATCGGCATTTTGCAGCTTGGCTTTGCCGGAGGCTTCGCTCTGGTTCTGTCCTTTATCTTCGAAGCTCCCGTGCTGCCCTCCACCCTTCCCGGCTGGATTGCCATACTGGCCCTCGGGATATTCTGCAGCGCCTGCGGCTTTATCATCCAGCCGGTCGCCCAGAAATACACAACGCCGACCCGCACCGGCCTGATCTTCGCACTGGAGCCAGTCTTCGCTGCTTTCTTCGGGTACTGGTTCGCCGGAGAACAGCTCTCGCTGCAAGGTTATACAGGGGCAGCTCTCGTCCTGCTGGGCATACTGGCTTCCGAGCTGCTCGGCAAGCTGCATTTGAACCCTGTTCTGTCAAGGATGCCTAAGAAACGGCGGGCCCATCTATAATCCGTTAATGATGTTATATATCTGTTCCCTGGCCCGCTCCGATTCCGGAAAGAAGAACAGCGGCCAGATATGGAGCATTCGCGGATACTCATAGTAGCCGGCCGGTATCCCCTGTTCAAGCATCCGGTGCTTAAGCCTCTTCACATCCGGATAGACAATATCATGTGTGCCGGTGAAGATACTGAGCGGCCCCAGCCCATCCAGCCTGCCATACAGCGGGCTGATCAAGGGATGGGTAACCGGCTGTGCTCCGGCATACCACTGCGCAATTTCCCGTACCGCAGGCACTGCGGTGACGGGATCTTTGCGCTGCACCGCCCCGATCTCCGGATTGCTGAACGTCATGTCCAGCGCAGGTGAGATCAGAATGGTGTGTGCAGGGGCCGGAATTCCCCGTTCCTTAAGCAGCTGCGCCAGCGCCAGTGCCATCCCACCCCCGGCCGAATCTCCCATCACTACCTGCTTCCGGCCGTCCATCCCTGATAACAGCTCCTCATACAAGGGAACAAGCATTCCGAAGACATCGGTATGATTATACTCCGGTGCCAGCGGGTACATGGGAACAGTTATGGTGCACCTAAGCTTATCAACAAGCCCGGCCAGAAACGACCAGTGCAAGGGTGAAATCTTCAGTACATATCCTCCGCCATGCAAATACAGGATTTCTTTATTGCTGCTTGCGTTTCCGCTGTCACCAGCCGGAGTCATGATGTAGCAGGAATGCCCTGAGAACTCCCTGCTGATGACATTACACTGCTTTCGAATGTCTGCCGGGGGTTCACCGCTCTCCTTCCGCTGCTTCTGCGCAATCTCTGTACGCAGCGCGCTCCCGGTTTTCTTCCACATGCTGTTGATTCTGATCAGCCGCAGTCCTAATTTGACTGCCCTGCTCTGCCAGCTTTCCTTTATTTCCTTTATTTCCTTTATTTCCTTCATTGCTCCTGTCTGCTTTCTGCTGCCGATATAACCGCTGCCTGAAGGCGCTGCGCCCAGGCCAGATCCAGTTCCTTGGCCTCAAGCCGCACCTCAAGCAAATCTAGGGTCGTCGCATAAAATTGCGCCCCCGGCATGCCTGCCCCTGGAGCTGTATCCTTCCTGAAAGCGGCAATCTGCTTACGCAGTCCGGCAATGCCGTCCGCCGCATACTGAAGATAATGCTCCACCAGCAGCAGCTGATCCCGGGCGGAAAGAAACTCCAGATGCTGTGCCTTAATATGAAACAGCTTCTGATAGGATGCCGAGCCGCTGCCCGTATCCAGCATCAGCTCCATGAACCTCTTCCGTCCTAACTCCGTAATCTGCAGTGCCCGCGATGGCCGGTCACTCGGATACGGAACTGTATCTGCCCCGGCTTCGGCTATCATTCCCGCCTGCTCCAGCTTCGACAGAAGGGTTGACAGCGTTCCCCGGCTGATCTTTTCCCACGGACTAATGATTTTGGCAATCAGATAGGCATGCAGCGGAAAATGCATAAGCAATGATAGTACCAGCAATTCATACATAAGCGGACTCCCTGTTCATTTAATAGTTTTAATAAAACTATAAATCGCAGCAGCGCAGCCGTCAAGAGCCCACTTGCACTTTCAAGCAAAAGAAGGGATATCCCTTAGCCACACCTGGCTCGCGGGACACCCCTCAGCTCCTAACGAAATCTCAATCCTGCTGCAGCAATGGAAGCTCAGCTTGAAGCACACTGCCGCAGAATTAAGTGGATTTATGATAGGCCTGTTGATTTACCAGTTTGTGTTAATAAAATGGACGGCTTGAGCTAAATAAATCCTCCACTCCACAGGTAACTTATGCAGCGCAAATAACCGGTCAAAGTTCGCGAACGTTAACCTAGCGCTAGCGTGCACGATACGATTTCCCTGCTCAAACAGAAACTTTAGCAACACATACACCAATAAAGCCACATAGAGCTGTCCATAGACTGCATTTTCTGTGGTTCCAAACAACTTGGGAATGTTTAAATGCTGCTTAATCCAACGAAAAAAAACTTCAATCTGCCAACGTTTCTTATAGATCTCTGCTATGGCTTCTGGGGAGTGCCAGTGCAGATTTGTTGCGAGAATGACGGGATTTCCCTTGGGATCTTTCAGAATAACCACTCGAAACCGATTCTCGGAGAGCGCCTTTTTCTTTCCCAATTGGCACGTCAAATCCTGTTCGATCCCTCCCTCAAATGGGCGATTTCGCAGGCGCGGGATGGGATTGGCGAGCGTAGTATTATCCTTAAGCCGAATCACAAAATATTGCCGCTCTTTCTGCTCTTGATAGCGGTCAAACAGTTGGTGCTTCCCGTAAGCACGGTCACCCACCAAAATAAATTGGCTGTCGAGCAGCGCAGCACAACTGTTTAGATCATGCTGAATGGCCGGGGTCTCCGTCACTTTGTGCAATTCGTTCGAGTCCCCGAGTAACCCGACATGCAGCTTAACGCCTGCTTTTCGCCCTTTAATTTGCGCCCACGGCAACCGACCCTGACCGACCGAAATAGTGGTGGAGTCCACGATTAACAGGTCTTTCGGAATACCGAGGGTACGCTTTGTCTTCCGGTTACATAGCCCTAGCATCAGATTCAATAGACGCTTAAATACTGAAAAAGGAACCGCCTTGGCCTTTTTGGAAAGGGTAGAATAATTCACCGTACGTTGTCCCTGAAGGGACATTCGCTGTGCGCCGTCTCGGTATCCATCCCACTGCTGAAACGCAGCTTCCGCCAAAAATAAAAACAAATCATACACGGTAAATTTACGCGCAACATCCGTATATTGTAATTCTTCCAGGATGGGACGCATGTCTTCCTCGGGAATCACCAATTGCAGAATGTGTGAAATTGAAGTAGACTTTTTCATGAGGTCGCCTCGTTTCGGATAGTTTGTAGGGGTACAAACACTTTACCGAATGAGCGGCCTTTTTGCTACCTTTTTTTGGCTAATCAACAGGCCTAGATTTATGACACTTAATTTTTCTATATATCTCTTTTATTGAGACATAAGCTGCAATTAAATGCTCTTTTTCCATCTAATCTTCCGAGTTCAGGGATTTCGAGTTAATTAAATGCCCTTTTTCCACTTATTTCTTCACACAAGTATACACGCAGGCTACTCTAAGGTTGCGCACATTATGATTGCAAAAAAGCACATCCCCAAATTACTCGGAGATGTGCTCTGCTTGCAGTATTAATGGCCCATCATCATCGCTGCGTCGGCCTGCTGCCCTTCAGGGGCAGCAGGATTAGCGGCAGCCTTCGGCTTACGCAGAATCAGGCTCAGCACTACCCCGCCGACAGCAATGCAGGCTGAGAGGAAGAACACATCATTGAAGCCTTGCACAGCGGCAACCAGCGGGTTGCCGTCCGCGGCCATTTTACCCATATGCTCGGCAATCTGGCTGGTCAGGTACCCGGTCATGCCGGCAACAGCGAATGATACAACGACCTGCTGGGCAGCGGCGGTCAGCGGTGTAACCCGGCCAACCCATTCACGCGGCGCAGAATTCAGTACATGTGTGTTGACCGGCATCATCGACAGGCCCATGCCCAGACCCATCATGACCAGACTGCCCATAATGACCGGAAGACTGGTATCCACAGTAACTCCTGACAACAGGAATAATGCAGTTGAAATGATGCTCAGACCTACGAAGACCAGCGGACGTGCGCCGATTTTATCGAATAGACGGCCGCCAAGCGGCATGCCGATTCCGGATGCCAGTGCCTGCGGAAGCAGAATCAGACCCGTTTCCAGCGGTGTGTAGTTACGGATCTGCTGCAGATACAGCGGAACGAACAGCATGGAACCGAACAGTGCTGCCTGAGTTACCCACGACAGGATGATCCCGCGTGTAAAGTCCGAAGAGCGGAAGACGCGCAGCTCCAGCAGCGGATGCTTCTGCATCAGTTCGGCAATGACAAACAGCACGAGGGCTACACCGCCCACCGACAAGCCCACGATAGCGCCAGTCGAGGACCAGCTTTCTCCTCCGCCCTGATTGACA encodes:
- a CDS encoding DHA2 family efflux MFS transporter permease subunit encodes the protein MSTINKGNSAAVEQPFSLKAILPPLMAIIVGMIMVILDSTAVNVAVPNLVKYFATDLKTVQWAITGYTLALAAVIPLAGYMTDRFGSKQVFITTIAMFVLGSVLCSIAQTSTQLVIFRVIQGLGGGMVAPIGMAMVFRLAPPERRGSIMGMLGIPMLLAPALGPILSGWLVEYVSWHWIFLINLPIGIVGIILGIKYLPVTEKKGKAHLDLFGIILAPLAFSMLAYGVNQGGGESWSSTGAIVGLSVGGVALVLFVIAELMQKHPLLELRVFRSSDFTRGIILSWVTQAALFGSMLFVPLYLQQIRNYTPLETGLILLPQALASGIGMPLGGRLFDKIGARPLVFVGLSIISTALFLLSGVTVDTSLPVIMGSLVMMGLGMGLSMMPVNTHVLNSAPREWVGRVTPLTAAAQQVVVSFAVAGMTGYLTSQIAEHMGKMAADGNPLVAAVQGFNDVFFLSACIAVGGVVLSLILRKPKAAANPAAPEGQQADAAMMMGH
- a CDS encoding alpha/beta hydrolase, whose amino-acid sequence is MWKKTGSALRTEIAQKQRKESGEPPADIRKQCNVISREFSGHSCYIMTPAGDSGNASSNKEILYLHGGGYVLKISPLHWSFLAGLVDKLRCTITVPMYPLAPEYNHTDVFGMLVPLYEELLSGMDGRKQVVMGDSAGGGMALALAQLLKERGIPAPAHTILISPALDMTFSNPEIGAVQRKDPVTAVPAVREIAQWYAGAQPVTHPLISPLYGRLDGLGPLSIFTGTHDIVYPDVKRLKHRMLEQGIPAGYYEYPRMLHIWPLFFFPESERAREQIYNIINGL
- a CDS encoding IS4 family transposase, with protein sequence MKKSTSISHILQLVIPEEDMRPILEELQYTDVARKFTVYDLFLFLAEAAFQQWDGYRDGAQRMSLQGQRTVNYSTLSKKAKAVPFSVFKRLLNLMLGLCNRKTKRTLGIPKDLLIVDSTTISVGQGRLPWAQIKGRKAGVKLHVGLLGDSNELHKVTETPAIQHDLNSCAALLDSQFILVGDRAYGKHQLFDRYQEQKERQYFVIRLKDNTTLANPIPRLRNRPFEGGIEQDLTCQLGKKKALSENRFRVVILKDPKGNPVILATNLHWHSPEAIAEIYKKRWQIEVFFRWIKQHLNIPKLFGTTENAVYGQLYVALLVYVLLKFLFEQGNRIVHASARLTFANFDRLFALHKLPVEWRIYLAQAVHFINTNW
- a CDS encoding DMT family transporter; translation: MKPLKAELLLIVVTMFWGSSYLFMKMGLGTLGEFNLIALRFGLAFILAALLFRKRLRSIDMRTVKYGALLGFLLLGVFTCITFGLKTTTTSNAGFLVALTVVFVPLLEVLIFRKKVAPPQIFGTILAISGIGLLTLNGSLKVQPGDLLCILSAVFYAVQILVTGKAVKTSDSLNIGILQLGFAGGFALVLSFIFEAPVLPSTLPGWIAILALGIFCSACGFIIQPVAQKYTTPTRTGLIFALEPVFAAFFGYWFAGEQLSLQGYTGAALVLLGILASELLGKLHLNPVLSRMPKKRRAHL
- a CDS encoding PadR family transcriptional regulator; amino-acid sequence: MYELLVLSLLMHFPLHAYLIAKIISPWEKISRGTLSTLLSKLEQAGMIAEAGADTVPYPSDRPSRALQITELGRKRFMELMLDTGSGSASYQKLFHIKAQHLEFLSARDQLLLVEHYLQYAADGIAGLRKQIAAFRKDTAPGAGMPGAQFYATTLDLLEVRLEAKELDLAWAQRLQAAVISAAESRQEQ
- a CDS encoding LysR substrate-binding domain-containing protein translates to MSIVKYEVFLKVVELGSLTKAADVLGFTQSGISHTISSLESEFGFPLLVRSRSGVKLTVNGEQVLQPIREILKWNEQLKQQVADIHGLETGTVTIGTFTSVSVHWLPGMIKQFRKEYPYIEFKLMEGGYLEIEQWIEAGVADCGFLSLPTREKFEVIPLKQDRMLAVLAKDHPLSQAPYMPLAQIAYEDFIMPKAGSDYDVRRVLEKAGIKPNIKLSAGDDYAIIAMVEKGLGISILPELVTRFQHHNVAMLELEERSFRSLGIAVSSMKYASPATRRFLQYVQTWTKQEE
- a CDS encoding AEC family transporter → MLIFTTILLNNVIPLFIVILLGAVLYRAFKLDIKTLSKLNFYMLTPAVVFQLLYGTEISFALFGQIILFFCIYMLLQYAVLEVVIRVRGLKGGMPAALRNSVLFANSANYGLPINQLAFSGNPLTLAVQVVILTLQSFLPNTYGIYSVNAHRSSLRTMLRTIAGQPVIYAIPLALIMRGLDIPLPGFLAAPISYVANTFIGLALITLGVQLGSMKWSLPRGKALDLTLSVTLRLLAGPAVAALTLWALGMDGLVAKALIVSSAVPTSLSSVLLAVEFDNEPEFSSQAVFFSTLLSTLTVTGVIMLVNV